The Juglans regia cultivar Chandler chromosome 2, Walnut 2.0, whole genome shotgun sequence genome includes a window with the following:
- the LOC108986123 gene encoding transcription factor MYC2-like: MSSSPSSSLVSASHEAASTTLQQRLQFLLQSRPEYWWVYSIFWQTTKDSNGCVALSWGDGHFRGTARDFVSKSSNKGDVDPHIYGFSFEKKKTSKVVQALFAEDMDLDGEMEAHAAQLYYFYALSEARSFAVRDGVLDRAYSCGAYIWLTGDHDLQFYECERVKEARMRGIQTLLCVATSRGVIELGSSDVIKEDWSLVQLVKSLFDAENTSSQVLKQASQSGQMAITAKRDLPFLDIGMCSQPQKEYSTLQGRQTEVDAIKEGAGLFRSSSDSGRSDSDGNFPSENIENVRLKKRGRKPASTGRESPLNHVEAERQRREKLNHRFYALRSAVPNVSKMDKASLLADAVVYINELKAKIKTLEAKLKAQSPRANINSGMSTYMYENQSRATNIVHPTRTSSGFTTNTMEVEVKIVGSEALIRVQCPDVDYPHARLMNALRDLQLQIHHASISSVKELMLQDVVVKFPDGSESTGEAMRRAILERMRS; this comes from the coding sequence ATGTCTTCCTCTCCTTCTTCTTCGCTTGTTTCCGCTTCTCATGAGGCGGCCTCAACAACGCTTCAACAACGGCTGCAGTTCTTACTTCAAAGCCGGCCTGAATATTGGTGGGTCTACTCCATCTTTTGGCAAACAACCAAAGACAGCAACGGTTGTGTTGCTTTATCATGGGGTGATGGTCATTTTCGTGGCACGGCCAGAGACTTCGTCTCTAAATCGTCCAACAAAGGCGATGTCGACCCACATATATACGGGTTCAGTTTCGAGAAAAAGAAGACGAGCAAAGTAGTCCAAGCTCTTTTTGCTGAGGACATGGATCTCGATGGAGAAATGGAGGCTCATGCCGCTCAATTGTACTACTTTTACGCCCTCTCAGAGGCACGTTCATTTGCTGTCCGCGATGGTGTTCTTGACCGCGCATATAGCTGTGGGGCGTACATTTGGTTGACTGGTGATCACGACCTTCAGTTCTACGAGTGTGAGAGAGTTAAAGAAGCTCGCATGCGTGGTATTCAGACTTTACTTTGCGTTGCAACTTCACGTGGGGTTATTGAACTGGGTTCTTCGGATGTGATTAAAGAAGATTGGAGTTTGGTCCAACTGGTCAAGTCCCTTTTTGATGCTGAAAACACAAGTTCTCAGGTCTTAAAGCAGGCAAGCCAATCGGGTCAGATGGCAATTACTGCCAAACGGGATCTTCCTTTCCTAGATATTGGAATGTGTTCACAGCCTCAGAAGGAGTACTCCACCTTGCAAGGGAGGCAAACGGAAGTCGATGCAATTAAAGAAGGTGCTGGTCTTTTCCGTTCATCATCTGACTCGGGGCGTTCTGATTCCGATGGCAATTTCCCCTCTGAAAATATTGAGAACGTTCGGCTGaagaaaagagggagaaagCCAGCATCGACGGGTCGAGAATCCCCTCTAAACCACGTGGAGGCGGAGAGGCAGCGGCGAGAGAAGCTTAACCATCGTTTCTACGCGCTCCGCTCGGCCGTTCCCAATGTGTCGAAGATGGACAAGGCATCTTTACTTGCTGATGCAGTGGTCTACATCAATGAGCTCAAGGCCAAAATTAAGACCTTGGAAGCAAAACTTAAAGCACAATCTCCGAGAGCCAATATTAATAGTGGTATGAGTACTTATATGTATGAAAACCAAAGCAGAGCCACCAATATTGTTCATCCCACAAGGACATCATCAGGTTTTACTACAAATACGATGGAGGTGGAGGTGAAGATTGTTGGATCAGAAGCCTTGATAAGAGTACAATGTCCTGACGTGGACTACCCGCACGCAAGATTGATGAATGCACTTAGAGATCTTCAACTTCAAATTCATCATGCTAGCATATCAAGCGTGAAGGAGCTGATGCTTCAAGACGTTGTGGTTAAATTTCCTGATGGATCTGAAAGTACTGGAGAGGCTATGAGAAGAGCTATTCTTGAAAGAATGCGGAGTTAG